Proteins from a single region of Lasioglossum baleicum chromosome 1, iyLasBale1, whole genome shotgun sequence:
- the LOC143214378 gene encoding uncharacterized protein LOC143214378 isoform X1: MSALSAGPYRPGIILCLTVLLASQTNSAPLYDHDSTLIAEYNGAPAGCYYNFQHYDEGDRIVTNEPCLNCTCHNQMLMCYLRVCPFTKAIGQDCTVEKRPDQCCPVITCPEVPVQLLTSTTTVPAISGSGPTAVGFRDNYGCNVENRFYADGAQLPTDPQNPCELCYCIRNRTTCVMQECTLRVAGCKPVYQPGVCCPVKYNCEYDEELATTVEPTTGLIMTTTMAPGASPQCYHEGKVYEDGDLIYSTQPCQHCYCFRGDIACAVQNCGTPMQTHGKNCTALPPPEGKCCPETYECEDEGGPEGELTPLPGTEESSEVAIPEATVPSAEEEGKKPETPETTEETFPGFDNAIPQDHKEGSTEAAPATEAAPATEAPKEAPQEITPPAEATPASEVTLKEEVSTESPLASTESSPAAKPTEPVEAEGQATEAPALEEAGAKATGKPEEEATTEALPVEPGTTAPGEKLEEVQPTAAAIPEQEQTEGAPKEATEKPGEEVKPSEGLEPSVTEEAPKPTEAAEAPGQEKTVTPETIPEVSTEGEEQVTEGVKGTEGPSTFEPEQKVTTEAPVEGKPKEEAAPAAEVPTEKPEAETASTEAAPSKEGQETVSPVVSVEGTEPSISPEQPEEQVTEGVPEKKPELEVHDHRVSEMPGIVPKKEDMIPTEGPAVEEPAVTEKILEEEGAPEIPTQGPTGIPVTERVPGTTAEATEAVPEMQVTEGYVDMKPPEFHVPGSLVTEAPEKAPTTYLPPAKEETSQTPEEAAATVPVSEEPKKPETPEVPQVTEMIPGPETEEPQQTQEPIKPTTPEEVSTEASSEVPSLKESSIEKELPTKGLTFEGSEETSSEEVGGSSEEAERPKPGSSEEEEVVQHPSETPAPVAEEQPTEQPATQEAVTEGKGAAEATLAQTTEAPHVEVPTEASQIPGEEPVSEGEEPERPLTEKPGEEAPVPPATEKPVTGEEIPEGPVTEKPFTGEKVPEGQVTEKPIPEEEQPISTVKAAEGEAESTSQLPVSEEASEEPVAEEIPKETAAPEVETSPGPEEAEKGEKSTEGTLMVEVHPTVAVVEETKPTEEESSEQPSVEQTEGPLIKEPSTIGIEEEQKTEKPMKEEAHTEGPLVEVPLTEESVTVAGEQETQAPLEEQKPVKPPISERKEDKEGVKPPEELPKEVPEGTQKPSLEEETPTEKPTEGELVSEMPAPTQTPTEEQKTEKPEKEEKPVEEPAEAEKPTEGPTEAEKPTEGPTEAEKPTEGPAEAEIPTEGPTEVEKPTEGPSELEKPTEGPSEAEKPTEGPAEAERPTEGPAEAEKPSEGPAEAEKPTEGPSEAEKPTEGPAEAEKPTEGPAEAEKPSEGPSEVEEPFEGPTEAEKPTEGPTEAEKPTEGPAEAEKPTEGPTEAEKPTEGPTAAEKPTEGPTEAAKPTEGPAEAEKPTEGPAEAEKPSEGPAEAEKPTEGPPEAEKPTEGPAEAENPTEGPAAAEKPTEEPSEAEKPTEGLTEVEKPTEGPAEAEKPTEGPAEAEKPTEGPAEAEKPTEGPAEPAKPTEGPAEAEKPTEGPAEAEKPTEGPAEAEKPTEGPAEAEKPTKGLAEAEKPTEGPAEAEKPTEGPAEAEKPTEGPAEAEKPTEELAEAEKPTEGPAETEKPTEGPAEVEKPTEGPSEEEKPTEGPAEAEKPTEGPAEAEKPTEGPAEAEKPTEGPAEAEKPTEGPAEAEKPSEGPSEAEKPTEGPAEAEKPSEGPAEAEKPTEGPAEVEKPSEGPAEVEKPSEGPAEAEKPTEEPVEAPISSEEPTEELPVEKEKPTEASTEGAPLEEGKVPTEETPTEKVLEEGQATEQPIKGQKPIEEKLATEMPMAEEEVTKAEVEPSEKPVEQEKPTEGPFEKEKPEEEKPTEKSVSEGEPTKPSIEEEKPSEQPPSEEATVPEQKPTEKSVEEGPTEQPAEHEKPSEITPQEISTEGPSAEQPSEGVEPTAPTEAPIAEETASPAVPKEPETSTEISKGIPESSTAIAEGTVSPTEEAHTAAPEVKLSEAPIPSEESTEAAKTTPEYEATQLPKEITQKPEVPGETTTAAALPEESTKGEAPQKAEEPSTEAGPEASTEAAALPVEGSKAPVPEEAATEGTPKEATTIQLPTEKETQAPGEEKVPEVPTLEPGKPEGEPTPQPAVSPKETTEQVEQSTMAAEMPQEEATQEYPTARPAEIPGEGNCLVEGQSYSNNSAVPPANPCQLKCRCISSIIQCDLVECPPPPSQLSNCMPMHAGKDTCCPMYTCDSTPPGTLESGSHRVEPETPKYETEAPIQEVTKAPVEGAKEQEETTVPGVKEEAQTTPKPVETETAQPATEPAKVSEEEPAGTEAPQIEVSSQAPSELPKETPVVPIVEEQEVTKVPSTEQPIEGLEETISSEEPVAVTTETVQEEQTSAGTVKEAAPTTVKPAGEEPSEEEQKPVTGEEATVSSAVPEEGVSKEPEVSSATEEAQPPVTTVEETTPELEAQPEKPVVEEPSPAEEAKPAEEAKPTEQATPAEEAKPTEQATPAEEAKPTEQATPAEQATPAEEAKPAEEVKPAEEEQPEQPTPEGELQTARPAEAETEGPSPTVQDYTPGVKTGEEAQTTEPAIKPEEEATSTKAPVSEEATTPGVVKEEPLSTEATEKPVPSEEEQTKPTEIAQPAVPSEEEQTKEPSVTEGGAKGTTEGVEEPTEVSTQQPEKLPEEQVPSSTEAAKAETEHPAEPQATTEKEEAAPGPVPEEQQTEKAPSVEEQTSEPVSPVVEEITPAIVPQETTAAPEAVTTKEVPAPSLPDEGTKQPAEEATVPTEGVQEQPTTEAAAGPIEEQTPSEKVVTETPAPEQVSEGQATALPGLREGTEPPIKQETIAPVEAEQKPEEETQKPIVEEGVTPTVATEAVTEAKPEQASEATSPAAETGSTPAPEGSSISPEPEAEEQKPVTEAEGVTEEKVTAAPGEVSPTEEVTKPSEEGVPQTSQPTEVASEAPVEKETGKPLEEPATPAAEAPEVTEPASEAPEVSPTETPLKQIPTEAGQELPEEPVKPTEGPAPETPEPQLPEKEIPSTPAEKEATEIPEETPSTEAPVKIAPTEGVPEKEIPAEGEATTAAIPEKELPGESTEVGQPTQAPEAVEPEATEKTEPKEPTGAPQEGGFEPETEGPAVVPAEEETPRPEEETPQTTQTPLIKDISVTEPSPGEEQPSKPSVTEEKLEEPSTPAAVPEETPSPGEKPSPAEGTEAPATPEEPELPTQEVTPSQAPEEPQPVTEPGVTPVAAETPEPPQETPEPPAETPELPAETPELPAEPSTEAPDHKITAEPIIPEMPTTPWLPEYPDEPDPGEEDIYGPGTCRYGGKVYVSAQQIPREDPCDFCFCFRSDIICLQQSCPPPIRGCHEEPISGFCCPRYECPVSMATSLNITTTTTTTTTTLPPHFHAHAYKGAAKRSGCQIRGKAYRVGEVIRSASGPCLQCTCGGDGNMKCEPLVCSAEPMLRQMIAAATSRRRR, translated from the exons CTCCACTATACGACCACGATAGCACATTAATAGCGGAATACAATGGAG CACCAGCCGGATGCTACTACAACTTCCAGCACTACGACGAGGGCGACAGAATCGTGACGAACGAGCCATGTTTGAACTGCACGTGTCACAATCAGATGCTGATGTGTTACCTGAGGGTCTGCCCGTTCACGAAAGCGATCGGCCAAGATTGCACCGTGGAGAAGCGTCCCGATCAGTGTTGTCCCGTGATCACCTGTCCAGAAGTGCCGGTGCAACTGTTGACATCGACGACCACTGTGCCAGCGATTTCCGGTTCCGGTCCTACAGCGGTCGGCTTCCGTGATAACTATGGCTGCAACGTTGAGAATCGATTCTACGCGGACGGTGCACAATTGCCGACCGATCCTCAGAATCCTTGCGAGCTGTGCTACTGCATCCGGAACAGGACCACCTGCGTGATGCAAGAGTGCACTCTGCGCGTGGCTGGGTGCAAGCCAGTGTATCAACCCGGTGTGTGCTGTCCAGTCAAGTACAATTGCG AATACGACGAGGAACTCGCAACGACGGTTGAACCAACGACTGGCTTGATCATGACCACGACAATGGCGCCTGGCGCGTCGCCGCAGTGTTACCACGAGGGCAAGGTCTACGAGGACGGTGACCTGATCTACTCTACGCAGCCTTGTCAGCATTGCTACTGCTTCCGAGGCGACATCGCTTGCGCCGTACAGAATTGTGGTACTCCCATGCAGACGCACGGAAAGAACTGCACTGCTTTGCCGCCGCCAGAAGGAAAATGCTGTCCGGAAACCTACGAATGCG AAGACGAAGGCGGCCCAGAAGGTGAACTCACTCCGCTCCCAGGTACCGAAGAATCCTCCGAGGTAGCCATTCCGGAAGCGACAGTGCCAAGTGCAGAGGAAGAAGGAAAGAAGCCTGAAACTCCCGAGACAACGGAGGAAACATTCCCAGGTTTCGATAACGCGATTCCACAGGATCACAAAGAGGGAAGCACCGAAGCTGCGCCGGCTACCGAAGCTGCGCCGGCTACCGAAGCACCGAAAGAAGCGCCTCAAGAGATCACTCCACCCGCAGAAGCTACTCCAGCTTCTGAGGTAACATTGAAGGAGGAAGTTAGCACCGAATCTCCTCTTGCTTCGACGGAATCGAGCCCAGCTGCTAAACCGACTGAACCTGTCGAAGCTGAAGGTCAAGCTACGGAAGCGCCGGCCTTGGAAGAGGCAGGTGCAAAGGCAACTGGAAAGCCAGAAGAGGAAGCTACCACGGAAGCACTTCCAGTAGAACCAGGAACGACTGCACCGGGAGAGAAACTTGAAGAAGTGCAACCAACTGCGGCAGCTATACCTGAACAGGAACAGACCGAAGGAGCGCCGAAAGAAGCAACTGAGAAACCAGGAGAGGAGGTGAAACCATCGGAAGGATTAGAACCGAGTGTCACTGAAGAAGCTCCAAAACCAACGGAAGCAGCGGAAGCGCCAGGTCAAGAGAAGACAGTAACCCCTGAAACCATTCCTGAAGTGTCTACAGAGGGCGAAGAGCAAGTGACGGAAGGAGTTAAAGGTACGGAAGGACCCTCGACATTTGAACCAGAACAGAAAGTAACTACTGAGGCACCGGTCGAAGGTAAACCGAAAGAAGAGGCTGCACCAGCTGCAGAAGTACCTACAGAGAAGCCTGAAGCAGAAACAGCAAGCACGGAAGCAGCACCTAGCAAAGAAGGCCAAGAAACAGTGTCGCCAGTAGTCAGTGTCGAGGGCACTGAACCAAGCATCTCACCTGAGCAACCTGAGGAACAAGTTACGGAAGGAGTGCCTGAAAAGAAACCAGAACTGGAAGTGCACGATCACAGAGTGTCCGAGATGCCTGGAATAGTTCCTAAGAAGGAGGACATGATTCCGACCGAAGGTCCCGCTGTTGAAGAACCAGCTGTAACGGAGAAGATTTTGGAAGAGGAAGGAGCCCCTGAAATACCGACACAAGGTCCAACCGGCATTCCTGTCACGGAACGCGTACCTGGAACCACTGCTGAGGCCACGGAAGCTGTTCCTGAAATGCAGGTAACGGAGGGCTATGTTGATATGAAGCCTCCAGAATTCCACGTGCCTGGTAGCCTGGTTACTGAAGCTCCAGAGAAGGCTCCGACCACGTACCTGCCACCTGCTAAGGAAGAAACAAGCCAAACGCCGGAGGAAGCGGCAGCTACAGTTCCGGTGAGTGAAGAACCGAAGAAACCAGAGACTCCAGAAGTTCCACAAGTTACCGAGATGATCCCAGGTCCAGAGACTGAAGAACCTCAACAGACTCAAGAACCTATAAAACCAACTACACCGGAGGAAGTCAGCACGGAGGCTTCGTCCGAAGTTCCGTCGTTGAAGGAGAGTTCCATCGAGAAAGAACTGCCAACGAAGGGACTTACCTTCGAAGGATCTGAGGAAACATCATCTGAGGAAGTCGGCGGGTCTAGTGAGGAAGCGGAACGACCTAAGCCTGGATCGAGTGAGGAAGAGGAAGTAGTTCAACACCCATCTGAAACACCAGCACCTGTTGCTGAGGAACAGCCAACGGAACAACCCGCCACGCAGGAAGCAGTAACGGAGGGTAAGGGAGCCGCTGAAGCCACGTTGGCTCAAACCACTGAAGCTCCACACGTTGAAGTACCTACAGAAGCTAGTCAAATTCCAGGAGAGGAACCTGTGAGCGAGGGAGAGGAACCTGAACGACCACTGACTGAGAAACCTGGCGAAGAGGCACCTGTACCTCCAGCGACTGAAAAACCAGTAACTGGCGAGGAGATACCTGAAGGTCCAGTGACCGAGAAACCGTTTACTGGAGAAAAGGTACCTGAAGGACAAGTGACTGAGAAGCCCATTCCTGAGGAGGAGCAACCTATATCTACTGTCAAGGCTGCGGAAGGTGAAGCGGAGAGTACCTCACAACTGCCAGTCAGCGAAGAAGCAAGCGAGGAACCTGTTGCTGAAGAGATTCCAAAGGAAACAGCAGCTCCGGAAGTTGAGACATCGCCAGGGCCTGAGGAAGCGGAGAAGGGTGAGAAGTCAACGGAGGGCACTCTGATGGTGGAAGTTCATCCGACAGTAGCTGTGGTTGAAGAAACGAAACCGACGGAAGAGGAATCTTCCGAGCAACCGTCTGTCGAGCAGACTGAGGGACCACTAATCAAAGAACCATCCACTATTGGCATTGAAGAGGAACAGAAGACGGAGAAGCCAATGAAAGAAGAAGCTCATACTGAAGGACCACTAGTAGAAGTGCCATTGACCGAGGAGTCGGTTACTGTAGCAGGCGAACAGGAGACCCAAGCACCGCTCGAGGAACAAAAACCAGTCAAACCTCCAATTTCTGAACGAAAGGAGGACAAAGAGGGTGTGAAGCCACCTGAAGAGTTGCCGAAAGAGGTACCGGAAGGCACTCAGAAGCCATCTCTTGAAGAAGAGACGCCAACTGAGAAGCCTACGGAAGGAGAACTAGTCAGTGAGATGCCCGCTCCAACACAGACTCCGACTGAAGAACAGAAGACCGAGAAGCCCGAGAAAGAGGAGAAACCAGTTGAAGAGCCTGCTGAGGCGGAGAAACCGACGGAAGGACCTACTGAGGCGGAGAAACCGACGGAAGGACCTACTGAGGCAGAGAAACCAACGGAAGGACCTGCTGAGGCAGAGATACCAACGGAAGGACCTACTGAGGTAGAGAAACCGACGGAAGGACCTTCTGAGTTAGAGAAACCGACGGAAGGACCTTCTGAGGCCGAGAAACCAACGGAAGGACCTGCTGAGGCAGAGAGACCAACGGAAGGACCTGCAGAAGCCGAGAAACCATCGGAAGGACCTGCCGAGGCTGAGAAACCGACGGAAGGACCTTCTGAGGCAGAGAAACCGACGGAAGGACCTGCTGAGGCCGAGAAACCAACGGAAGGACCTGCTGAAGCCGAGAAACCGTCGGAAGGACCTTCTGAGGTAGAGGAACCATTTGAAGGACCTACTGAGGCCGAGAAACCAACGGAAGGACCTACTGAGGCTGAGAAGCCAACGGAAGGACCTGCTGAGGCAGAGAAACCAACGGAAGGACCTACTGAGGCAGAGAAACCGACGGAAGGACCTACTGCGGCAGAGAAACCAACGGAAGGACCTACTGAGGCAGCGAAACCGACGGAAGGACCTGCTGAGGCAGAGAAACCAACGGAAGGACCTGCAGAAGCCGAGAAACCATCGGAAGGACCTGCCGAGGCTGAGAAACCGACGGAAGGACCTCCTGAGGCAGAGAAACCGACGGAAGGACCTGCTGAGGCCGAGAATCCAACGGAAGGACCTGCGGCAGCCGAGAAACCAACGGAAGAACCTTCTGAGGCCGAGAAACCAACGGAAGGACTTACTGAGGTAGAGAAACCGACGGAAGGACCTGCTGAGGCAGAAAAACCGACGGAAGGACCTGCTGAGGCCGAGAAACCAACAGAAGGACCTGCGGAAGCCGAGAAACCAACGGAAGGACCTGCTGAGCCAGCGAAACCAACGGAAGGACCTGCGGAAGCCGAGAAACCGACGGAAGGACCTGCGGAAGCCGAGAAACCGACGGAAGGACCTGCTGAAGCAGAGAAACCGACGGAAGGACCTGCTGAGGCAGAGAAACCAACGAAAGGACTTGCTGAGGCCGAGAAACCGACGGAAGGACCTGCTGAGGCAGAGAAACCGACGGAAGGACCTGCTGAGGCAGAGAAACCGACGGAAGGACCTGCAGAAGCCGAGAAACCAACGGAAGAACTTGCTGAGGCCGAGAAACCGACGGAAGGACCTGCGGAAACCGAGAAACCAACAGAAGGACCTGCTGAGGTAGAGAAACCAACCGAAGGACCATCTGAGGAAGAGAAACCAACGGAAGGACCTGCTGAAGCCGAGAAACCAACGGAAGGACCTGCTGAGGCCGAGAAACCAACGGAAGGACCTGCTGAGGCAGAGAAACCAACGGAAGGACCTGCTGAGGCAGAGAAACCAACGGAAGGACCTGCTGAAGCCGAGAAACCGTCGGAAGGACCTTCTGAGGCCGAGAAGCCAACGGAAGGGCCTGCTGAGGCCGAGAAACCGTCGGAAGGACCAGCTGAGGCAGAGAAACCAACGGAAGGACCTGCTGAGGTCGAGAAACCATCGGAAGGACCTGCTGAGGTCGAGAAACCATCGGAAGGACCTGCTGAGGCAGAGAAGCCAACTGAGGAACCCGTGGAAGCACCTATATCATCTGAAGAACCTACAGAAGAACTTCCTGTTGAGAAAGAAAAGCCAACTGAAGCGAGTACCGAAGGAGCACCACTTGAAGAAGGTAAAGTTCCCACAGAAGAGACGCCAACTGAAAAGGTACTAGAGGAAGGACAAGCAACTGAACAACCTATCAAAGGACAAAAACCCATTGAAGAAAAGTTGGCAACTGAAATGCCCATGGCAGAAGAGGAAGTAACTAAGGCTGAAGTAGAGCCATCTGAAAAGCCTGTAGAACAAGAAAAACCGACTGAAGGTCCGTTTGAAAAAGAAAAGCCTGAAGAAGAGAAACCAACTGAGAAATCTGTCTCAGAAGGTGAGCCAACGAAACCCTCGATTGAGGAAGAGAAGCCGAGTGAGCAACCTCCTTCGGAAGAAGCAACAGTCCCAGAACAGAAACCAACTGAGAAATCGGTTGAGGAAGGACCCACTGAGCAGCCTGCGGAACATGAGAAGCCAAGCGAAATTACACCTCAGGAGATTTCCACGGAAGGTCCATCTGCTGAACAGCCATCTGAAGGTGTAGAACCTACGGCACCTACGGAAGCTCCCATCGCGGAAGAAACGGCTAGCCCAGCTGTACCTAAAGAACCTGAAACGTCAACTGAAATCTCAAAGGGAATACCTGAATCTTCCACGGCCATTGCTGAAGGAACAGTTTCGCCCACTGAAGAAGCGCACACTGCTGCCCCAGAAGTGAAACTCAGCGAAGCTCCTATCCCCTCTGAAGAGTCCACTGAAGCTGCGAAAACAACTCCGGAATATGAAGCAACTCAACTTCCAAAAGAAATTACTCAGAAACCAGAAGTACCAGGCGAAACTACAACGGCAGCTGCTTTACCAGAAGAATCAACCAAAGGTGAAGCACCACAGAAGGCTGAAGAGCCTTCCACTGAAGCAGGTCCTGAAGCATCGACGGAAGCAGCCGCGTTGCCGGTTGAAGGATCGAAGGCTCCCGTTCCCGAAGAAGCTGCGACAGAAGGAACTCCGAAAGAAGCTACCACGATCCAACTTCCAACCGAGAAGGAAACGCAAGCACCAGGTGAAGAGAAGGTTCCGGAGGTACCTACTTTGGAACCAGGTAAACCGGAAGGAGAACCCACACCACAACCCGCAGTGTCACCAAAAGAAACTACCGAACAGGTCGAACAGTCTACGATGGCTGCCGAGATGCCTCAAGAAGAAGCGACTCAGGAATACCCAACGGCTAGACCAGCAGAAATTCCAGGAGAAGGCAACTGTCTCGTGGAAGGACAGTCTTACAGCAACAACTCTGCCGTTCCTCCCGCAAATCCCTGCCAACTTAAGTGTCGTTGCATCAGCAGCATTATACAGTGCGATCTTGTTGAGTGTCCTCCGCCGCCGAGCCAACTGTCCAACTGCATGCCGATGCACGCTGGAAAAGACACTTGCTGTCCAATGTACACTTGCGATTCGACACCACCTGGGACACTGGAGTCCGGTAGCCACAGGGTCGAACCTGAAACGCCTAAATACGAAACAGAAGCCCCGATCCAGGAGGTGACAAAGGCACCTGTCGAGGGAGCGAAGGAACAGGAGGAAACAACTGTACCTGGAGTAAAGGAGGAAGCTCAAACTACACCTAAGCCTGTCGAAACTGAAACCGCACAACCGGCTACCGAACCTGCTAAAGTATCCGAAGAAGAACCTGCTGGCACCGAGGCTCCTCAAATAGAGGTTTCTAGTCAGGCTCCTTCAGAGCTACCGAAAGAAACGCCAGTGGTACCTATTGTCGAAGAACAGGAAGTAACTAAGGTACCGTCCACTGAACAACCAATAGAAGGTCTGGAGGAAACGATTTCCAGCGAAGAACCGGTAGCTGTTACAACCGAGACTGTTCAGGAGGAACAAACATCCGCAGGAACTGTGAAAGAGGCTGCACCTACCACTGTGAAACCAGCCGGTGAAGAACCGTCAGAAGAAGAGCAGAAACCTGTGACGGGTGAGGAAGCCACTGTTTCTTCCGCAGTCCCTGAGGAAGGTGTGAGCAAAGAACCTGAGGTATCGAGTGCAACGGAAGAGGCTCAACCGCCGGTGACCACAGTGGAAGAAACTACTCCTGAATTAGAGGCGCAACCTGAGAAACCTGTTGTGGAAGAACCTAGTCCAGCTGAAGAAGCGAAGCCAGCTGAAGAAGCTAAGCCAACTGAACAAGCTACGCCAGCTGAAGAAGCTAAGCCAACTGAACAAGCTACGCCAGCTGAAGAAGCTAAGCCAACTGAACAAGCTACACCAGCCGAACAAGCTACACCAGCTGAAGAAGCTAAACCAGCCGAGGAAGTTAAGCCAGCTGAAGAAGAACAACCTGAACAACCGACACCAGAAGGCGAATTACAGACTGCTCGACCAGCTGAGGCTGAAACCGAAGGACCATCTCCAACTGTTCAAGATTATACGCCAGGTGTGAAAACAGGAGAAGAAGCGCAAACTACTGAACCTGCAATTAAGCCTGAAGAAGAAGCAACATCCACGAAAGCCCCTGTATCCGAAGAAGCCACTACTCCTGGTGTAGTCAAGGAAGAGCCACTCAGTACCGAAGCTACCGAGAAACCAGTTCCATCTGAAGAAGAGCAAACGAAACCAACGGAAATCGCACAGCCTGCGGTGCCTTCCGAGGAGGAGCAAACCAAAGAACCATCTGTGACTGAAGGCGGAGCTAAAGGAACTACGGAAGGTGTCGAAGAGCCTACGGAAGTGTCCACGCAACAACCAGAGAAGTTACCCGAGGAACAGGTACCAAGTTCTACTGAGGCTGCTAAAGCTGAAACTGAACACCCCGCTGAACCTCAAGCAACGACAGAAAAGGAAGAAGCTGCTCCAGGACCTGTACCCGAGGAACAGCAGACCGAGAAGGCTCCATCTGTGGAGGAACAAACTTCTGAGCCGGTCTCGCCTGTCGTAGAGGAAATCACACCAGCAATCGTACCTCAAGAAACAACTGCTGCCCCCGAAGCTGTCACTACGAAAGAAGTCCCTGCACCTAGTCTACCTGATGAAGGAACCAAACAACCTGCCGAGGAAGCGACTGTGCCCACTGAAGGTGTCCAGGAGCAACCAACTACCGAAGCAGCTGCTGGTCCAATCGAAGAGCAAACACCATCCGAGAAAGTAGTCACAGAAACACCAGCTCCGGAACAAGTATCGGAAGGACAAGCGACGGCACTTCCTGGCCTCCGAGAAGGAACTGAACCACCAATCAAACAAGAAACCATTGCACCAGTTGAAGCGGAACAAAAGCCTGAAGAGGAAACTCAGAAACCAATTGTCGAAGAGGGTGTAACACCTACCGTGGCAACCGAGGCTGTTACCGAAGCTAAACCAGAACAAGCTAGCGAAGCTACATCTCCTGCTGCAGAAACTGGTTCAACGCCGGCACCGGAAGGTTCCTCGATATCGCCCGAACCGGAAGCGGAAGAACAGAAACCTGTCACCGAGGCTGAGGGTGTGACTGAAGAGAAGGTTACAGCTGCTCCAGGTGAAGTTAGTCCAACTGAAGAAGTTACGAAACCATCGGAGGAAGGCGTGCCTCAAACATCTCAACCTACGGAAGTTGCTTCGGAAGCACCAGTCGAGAAAGAAACAGGCAAACCATTAGAAGAACCGGCTACTCCGGCTGCTGAGGCTCCAGAGGTGACTGAACCTGCTTCAGAGGCGCCTGAGGTTAGTCCAACCGAGACACCATTGAAACAGATTCCAACCGAAGCAGGACAAGAGCTTCCTGAAGAACCAGTGAAGCCGACTGAAGGTCCCGCACCTGAAACACCAGAACCCCAACTGCCAGAGAAAGAGATACCGTCAACCCCTGCTGAGAAAGAAGCAACGGAAATTCCTGAGGAGACACCATCGACTGAAGCTCCTGTAAAGATTGCTCCAACCGAAGGAGTTCCCGAGAAGGAAATTCCAGCGGAAGGCGAGGCAACTACCGCTGCAATACCAGAGAAAGAACTTCCTGGCGAGAGTACTGAAGTTGGCCAGCCTACCCAAGCACCTGAGGCGGTTGAACCGGAAGCGACCGAGAAGACAGAACCAAAAGAACCGACTGGAGCGCCGCAAGAAGGCGGTTTTGAACCGGAAACCGAGGGACCAGCGGTCGTTCCTGCAGAAGAAGAGACACCACGGCCAGAAGAAGAGACGCCACAGACTACGCAAACACCTCTGATTAAGGATATTAGTGTGACTGAACCTTCTCCAGGAGAAGAGCAGCCATCCAAACCTTCAGTTACTGAAGAAAAGTTAGAAGAACCAAGCACGCCCGCAGCTGTACCCGAGGAAACACCTTCTCCTGGAGAAAAACCGTCGCCGGCCGAAGGTACGGAAGCTCCAGCAACGCCTGAAGAGCCGGAACTTCCAACGCAGGAAGTTACGCCGAGCCAGGCACCAGAGGAACCCCAACCCGTCACAGAACCCGGAGTAACTCCAGTAGCTGCGGAAACACCGGAACCGCCACAAGAAACACCGGAACCGCCAGCAGAAACACCGGAACTGCCAGCGGAAACACCGGAACTGCCAGCTGAACCGTCCACGGAAGCTCCGGATCATAAGATCACCGCAGAGCCAATAATTCCTGAGATGCCAACGACTCCCTGGCTTCCGGAGTACCCCGACGAGCCAGATCCAGGCGAAGAGGATATTTATGGACCGGGCACCTGCCGATACGGCGGCAAAGTCTATGTATCAGCGCAACAGATACCCAGAGAAGACCCATGCGACTTCTGCTTCTGCTTTAGAAGCGACATTATCTGCCTCCAACAGAGTTGCCCGCCACCGATTCGCGGCTGCCACGAAGAACCAATCAGCGGCTTCTGTTGCCCAAGATACGAGTGTCCTGTCTCGATGGCCACATCGCTGAACATCACCACAACCACGACTACCACTACCACCACGTTACCTCCACACTTCCACGCTCACGCGTACAAGGGAGCCGCGAAACGAAGCGGTTGTCAAATCCGCGGGAAAGCGTACCGCGTTGGAGAAGTCATTAGGTCCGCATCCGGACCTTGTCTTCAGTGCAC TTGCGGAGGCGATGGAAACATGAAGTGCGAGCCGCTGGTGTGCAGCGCGGAGCCGATGCTGAGGCAGATGATCGCAGCAGCCACAAGCAGAAGGAGGAGATGA